In a genomic window of Urocitellus parryii isolate mUroPar1 chromosome 11, mUroPar1.hap1, whole genome shotgun sequence:
- the LOC144249372 gene encoding vomeronasal type-1 receptor 90-like, whose amino-acid sequence MDKNYQLYNYVGIRSAFFSEVGLGISGNTILLLFHIFTFLLQHRLKPIDLIIGLLALIHLGMMIIVVYTATNIFVSQDFWDDIKCKSIIYWHRFFRGFSICATCLLSVLQAITLSPRSSCLAKFKHKSPQQTLCFLVFLWASYMSLNTHFSLSSTATPNVTSNVIVFITEPCKIVQMSYFLRHLFSVFGVFRDVFLIGLMALSSGYMVVLLCRHKRHFQHLHNTSLSLKASPVQRATWTILLLMSFFGLMYCLDSIFSSSRTMWSNDPVCYYIHLMVANGYATTCPWLLICTEKRIINFWKSFLVKIEYI is encoded by the coding sequence ATGGATAAGAACTACCAACTATATAATTATGTTGGTATAAGAAGTGCATTTTTCTCTGAAGTTGGCCTTGGGATCTCAGGCAACACCATTCTTCTTCTCTTCCACATCTTCACATTTCTTCTCCAGCACAGGCTTAAGCCTATCGACCTGATCATTGGTCTCTTGGCCCTAATCCACCTGGGGATGATGATTATTGTGGTGTACACAGCTACAAATATTTTTGTGTCTCAGGACTTTTGGGATGACATCAAATGTAAATCCATAATCTACTGGCACAGGTTTTTCAGGGGCTTTTCTATTTGTGCCACCTGCCTACTTAGTGTCCTCCAGGCCAtcaccctcagccccagaagCTCCTGCTTGGCAAAGTTTAAACATAAATCCCCGCAGCagaccctgtgttttcttgttttcttgtggGCCTCCTATATGTCCTTGAATACTCACTTCTCATTGTCTTCTACTGCCACTCCAAATGTGACCTCAAATGTCATTGTGTTTATTACTGAACCCTGCAAAATTGTACAAATGAGTTATTTCCTCaggcatttattttctgtatttggtGTATTCCGGGATGTCTTTCTTATAGGACTTATGGCTCTCTCAAGTGGATACATGGTGGTTCTCTTGTGCAGGCATAAGAGGCACTTTCAGCACCTTCACAACACCAGCCTTTCTCTAAAAGCATCCCCTGTACAGAGGGCCACCTGGACCATCCTATTGCTTATGAGCTTCTTTGGGCTCATGTACTGTTTGGACAGCATCTTCTCCTCCTCAAGAACTATGTGGAGCAATGATCCTGTCTGTTATTATATCCATTTGATGGTGGCCAATGGCTATGCCACAACATGCCCTTGGCTGCTAATCTGTACTGAAAAACGAATTATTAACTTCTGGAAATCTTTCTTGGTGAAGATAGAATATATTTAA